One window of the Rhinoraja longicauda isolate Sanriku21f chromosome 2, sRhiLon1.1, whole genome shotgun sequence genome contains the following:
- the LOC144609076 gene encoding forkhead box protein Q1-like: MSLEAFEEGGFGNKPAEVCSDSEGSVPSPLSVEEELGSDGDCVANSPAPTNSCSEGKSKTYTRRPKPPYSYIALIAMAIRDSATGRLTLAEINDYLMKKFPFFRGTYTGWRNSVRHNLSLNDCFVKVLRDPSRPWGKDNYWMLNPNSEYTFADGVFRRRRKRIGRKPLKEAGAGDKHVEVMPGVLASSTKQEGSSAKFSSSFAIDSILSTPFRRQEDKVSETKVPCNVSRLYWSNRLLLSYPFLTYPPAAPVPTLFPIGPGATSLLQPYRFPVSEQSLLDHRANPFSTKCFQNRIPSSETFSCIGMPTTMHCAPYHPYKIDSLIV; this comes from the coding sequence ATGAGTTTGGAGGCTTTCGAGGAGGGGGGATTTGGAAATAAACCCGCCGAGGTATGCAGCGACTCTGAGGGTAGTGTACCCTCGCCTCTCTCTGTGGAGGAGGAACTGGGATCTGATGGAGACTGCGTTGCCAACAGTCCGGCACCAACAAACTCTTGCTCGGAGGGAAAATCCAAGACCTACACCAGGCGTCCCAAACCTCCTTACTCCTACATCGCCCTGATCGCGATGGCGATCAGAGACTCGGCTACCGGTCGCCTCACCTTGGCTGAGATCAACGACTACCTGATGAAGAAGTTTCCCTTCTTCAGAGGCACCTACaccggctggaggaactcagtccgCCACAACCTGTCCTTGAACGACTGCTTCGTCAAGGTGCTCCGCGATCCATCCAGACCGTGGGGCAAAGACAACTACTGGATGCTGAACCCGAACAGCGAGTACACTTTCGCAGACGGGGTCTTCCGCCGCAGAAGAAAGCGCATTGGCCGCAAGCCCCTCAAGGAAGCCGGAGCGGGCGACAAACACGTGGAGGTCATGCCCGGAGTTCTCGCCTCATCCACCAAGCAAGAAGGGTCCAGCGCCAAGTTCTCCAGCTCTTTTGCAATTGACAGCATCTTGAGCACGCCTTTTCGAAGGCAAGAAGACAAGGTGTCAGAAACCAAAGTACCCTGTAACGTTAGCAGACTGTACTGGTCCAACCGACTCCTGTTATCCTATCCGTTCCTCACCTACCCACCCGCTGCCCCGGTGCCCACACTCTTCCCCATTGGCCCCGGCGCTACCTCCCTGCTGCAACCATACAGGTTCCCCGTGTCAGAGCAGAGCTTGCTCGATCACCGAGCGAACCCCTTCTCCACAAAGTGTTTTCAGAACAGGATTCCCAGCTCGGAGACTTTTTCCTGCATCGGGATGCCAACGACGATGCACTGTGCCCCCTACCATCCCTACAAAATCGATTCGCTCATCGTTTAG